From the Maioricimonas rarisocia genome, one window contains:
- a CDS encoding ArnT family glycosyltransferase: MSVVCAVVVHVLLLVWGIMSHSPVVDEVGHLSAGIIHWQTGDYRPYRVNPPLVRAIAVIPVLPLLGDTPVPHSPPIWDGDRTEFRDGLSLLQRAGDRYLLMIRLARLMCLPFSVLGLVMTWRWSSELYGALPGAAAAWLWCFSPTVLGHGALITPDVPAAALLVTTMFILWRWWKSPRFDLSVQLGLVLGLALSMKYTSLVALPVAGTAAVIAAARCPDWSGRQRIGSQFLVWCLLSVVVVNAVYGFRGSLVRLGDYRFVSAAFTGGAGQTSVYVTGNRFRDRALSSIPVPLPKEYLAGIDLQQRDFESHLRSYLRGEWRQGGWWYYYLYCFLVKVPVGTLVLLLLAVLGSATGRRLRTGELFVLAPALLVIAIASAKYGFSHHFRYVLPALPFLLIFSSKAVVTVPGRRVLRMVSRSAVVLSICASLAVAPHWLSFFNILVGGPSYGRYHLLNSNVDWGQDLLFLREWIESTGGREPIALAYFGLCDPALLGINAVPAEDFCGGRGVEPRYIAVSANLLHGGTSAMWLGGREYRVGGEEFVCLRDQEPAARAGYSILIFDRTRLENDGRSTH, encoded by the coding sequence ATGTCCGTTGTGTGCGCGGTGGTGGTGCATGTGCTCCTCCTCGTATGGGGGATCATGTCGCACAGCCCGGTCGTGGACGAAGTTGGCCACCTGTCGGCCGGGATCATCCACTGGCAGACCGGTGATTATCGGCCGTACCGGGTCAATCCGCCACTTGTGCGCGCGATCGCAGTCATCCCGGTCCTGCCGCTGTTGGGCGACACACCAGTTCCACACTCGCCGCCGATCTGGGACGGTGATCGCACCGAATTTCGAGACGGGCTTTCATTGCTGCAGCGAGCAGGCGACCGGTACCTGCTGATGATACGGCTGGCACGGCTGATGTGCCTGCCGTTCTCCGTCCTGGGGCTGGTCATGACCTGGCGCTGGTCCTCTGAACTGTACGGAGCACTGCCGGGGGCGGCAGCCGCCTGGCTGTGGTGCTTCTCGCCGACGGTGCTGGGGCACGGTGCGCTGATCACGCCGGATGTCCCGGCTGCAGCGCTGCTCGTGACCACCATGTTCATTCTGTGGCGCTGGTGGAAGTCACCGCGGTTCGATCTCTCCGTGCAGCTGGGGCTGGTGCTGGGGCTGGCACTGAGTATGAAGTACACATCACTTGTGGCACTGCCCGTTGCAGGTACTGCCGCGGTGATCGCGGCTGCACGATGTCCGGACTGGTCAGGCAGACAGCGGATCGGGAGTCAATTCCTGGTCTGGTGTCTGCTGTCGGTCGTGGTCGTGAATGCGGTCTACGGTTTTCGGGGATCGCTGGTCCGGCTGGGGGATTACCGATTCGTCAGTGCGGCGTTCACGGGAGGAGCAGGCCAAACGTCTGTATACGTGACCGGGAACCGCTTCCGCGACAGGGCGCTGTCGTCGATCCCTGTCCCGCTGCCGAAGGAGTACCTGGCCGGCATTGATCTTCAGCAGCGGGACTTCGAATCACACCTGCGGTCCTATCTGCGTGGTGAATGGCGTCAGGGTGGTTGGTGGTACTACTACCTGTACTGTTTTCTGGTCAAAGTGCCGGTGGGCACCCTGGTACTCCTTCTTCTTGCCGTGCTCGGATCGGCGACGGGCCGCCGGCTGCGGACCGGAGAACTGTTCGTGCTGGCGCCTGCACTGCTGGTGATCGCGATTGCCAGTGCCAAGTACGGATTCAGCCACCATTTCCGCTACGTGCTGCCTGCCCTCCCGTTCCTGCTGATTTTCAGCAGCAAAGCCGTTGTGACGGTTCCGGGGCGACGCGTGCTCAGAATGGTCTCCCGCTCTGCGGTCGTACTGAGCATCTGCGCCAGCCTGGCCGTCGCTCCGCACTGGCTGTCGTTCTTTAATATCCTCGTCGGTGGTCCGTCATATGGCCGGTACCACCTTCTCAACAGCAATGTGGACTGGGGCCAGGATCTGCTGTTTCTGCGGGAGTGGATCGAGTCGACGGGGGGGCGAGAACCGATCGCTCTGGCATACTTCGGCCTCTGTGATCCGGCTCTCCTGGGGATCAACGCCGTGCCGGCCGAGGACTTCTGTGGCGGTCGCGGCGTGGAACCACGATACATCGCCGTCAGTGCCAACCTGCTCCACGGCGGCACGAGTGCCATGTGGCTCGGCGGAAGGGAGTATCGTGTTGGCGGAGAGGAGTTCGTGTGTCTGCGTGACCAGGAGCCGGCTGCAAGGGCCGGTTACTCGATTCTCATATTCGACCGGACCCGGCTTGAGAACGATGGGCGTTCCACTCATTGA
- a CDS encoding ArnT family glycosyltransferase, producing MSRATRCTAALLLLAHGVLLAASIPQNSVTIDEVVHLPTGIAYWERGEFWGYHHNPPLIRLLFALPAVLVDVPTDYRGYEHRVHPRGMDCLLGRNFMLLNGPHYMLIYCLCRSVTAALSVIGGYFIFRWSRELFGDAGGLFSLGLWVVCPNVLGHGGLVTPDVGSAVIGFVATFQFWRYLRDRSSIRALWCGVLLGLVEAAKFTFVLLPFAWGLIALIALWRAGLREWIRCACHAGVVLFTSLMVLNNLYLGQGTGRPLGSFEFHSHTLTRPITGVHPAGVPSRVNRFRGTALENVPIPLPEHYVLGFDDQMYDADSGLYYNYLRGDLRRGEGHWYYYLYCMLVKTPVGTLVLVAAAVLLSLWSQCRADLVSEAVLIIPAVLFFVAISSRTGLNSHLRYVLPVYPLLFVFVGRLGRIAAARPFVQAILVVTVASNAMSVVRVHPHYLAYFNEPAGGPANALSHLADSNIDWGQGLIALRDWLEEHAPGQKIRLAYFGTMFPEVLGIDYEVPPFGPDAAPTWEDPGSVGPVPGLQAVGANYLLGIPFPTPDGTGHQIPVPLNAYTYYRNFEPVATPGWSIYVYDLKLQEVNAVRRELGLPLLSD from the coding sequence ATGAGCCGCGCGACCCGCTGTACGGCTGCTTTGCTGCTGCTTGCACATGGCGTGCTGCTTGCCGCGAGCATTCCGCAGAATTCCGTGACGATTGACGAAGTCGTCCACCTTCCGACCGGCATTGCTTACTGGGAACGGGGGGAGTTCTGGGGCTATCACCACAATCCGCCGTTGATTCGTCTGCTGTTCGCCCTGCCCGCCGTGCTGGTCGACGTGCCGACGGACTATCGTGGGTACGAGCATCGCGTTCATCCGCGTGGAATGGACTGTCTGCTTGGCCGCAACTTCATGCTCCTGAACGGGCCGCATTACATGCTGATCTACTGCCTCTGCCGCAGCGTGACAGCGGCGTTGTCGGTGATCGGCGGATACTTCATCTTCAGGTGGTCGCGGGAACTGTTCGGGGATGCCGGCGGTCTGTTCAGTCTGGGATTGTGGGTGGTCTGCCCGAATGTGCTGGGTCACGGCGGACTGGTGACGCCCGACGTCGGCTCGGCGGTCATCGGGTTCGTGGCCACCTTTCAGTTCTGGCGGTATCTGCGTGACCGGTCGTCAATCCGAGCGTTGTGGTGTGGTGTCCTGCTGGGCCTGGTCGAGGCCGCGAAGTTCACATTTGTGCTCTTGCCCTTCGCATGGGGCCTGATCGCCCTGATTGCGCTTTGGCGAGCTGGTCTGCGCGAGTGGATCCGATGTGCCTGCCACGCAGGTGTCGTCCTGTTTACGAGCCTGATGGTCCTGAACAACCTGTATCTCGGACAGGGAACCGGGCGCCCCCTGGGCTCGTTCGAGTTTCACAGCCACACGTTGACCCGGCCGATCACAGGCGTGCATCCGGCAGGCGTTCCCAGCCGGGTGAACCGCTTCCGGGGAACCGCGCTTGAAAACGTCCCGATTCCACTCCCGGAACATTATGTACTCGGTTTCGACGATCAGATGTACGATGCCGACTCAGGACTCTATTACAACTACCTGCGAGGTGATCTGCGGCGAGGGGAGGGGCACTGGTATTACTATCTGTACTGCATGCTCGTGAAGACACCCGTGGGGACTCTCGTTCTCGTTGCAGCGGCCGTGCTGCTTTCGCTGTGGAGCCAGTGCCGGGCGGATCTGGTCAGCGAGGCTGTTCTGATCATTCCGGCTGTCCTGTTTTTCGTGGCGATCAGTTCCCGGACCGGACTCAACTCCCACCTGCGATATGTCCTGCCTGTCTATCCGCTGCTGTTTGTCTTCGTCGGGAGGCTCGGTCGAATCGCGGCGGCGCGGCCGTTCGTGCAGGCGATCCTGGTGGTGACCGTGGCGTCCAACGCCATGAGTGTCGTGCGCGTCCACCCGCACTACCTCGCGTACTTCAACGAGCCGGCCGGCGGGCCGGCGAACGCCCTGTCGCATCTGGCGGACAGCAACATTGACTGGGGCCAGGGGCTGATCGCATTGCGTGACTGGCTCGAAGAGCATGCGCCGGGACAGAAGATCCGGCTGGCCTACTTCGGTACGATGTTCCCTGAAGTGCTCGGCATCGACTACGAGGTGCCGCCCTTCGGGCCGGATGCGGCTCCGACGTGGGAAGACCCGGGAAGCGTGGGACCGGTCCCCGGACTCCAGGCCGTGGGGGCCAACTATCTGCTCGGCATTCCGTTTCCGACGCCGGATGGAACGGGACACCAGATTCCCGTTCCGTTGAACGCCTACACCTACTACAGAAACTTTGAGCCGGTCGCCACACCCGGCTGGTCGATCTACGTCTATGATCTGAAGCTCCAAGAGGTCAACGCGGTCCGTCGCGAACTCGGGCTGCCGCTGCTGTCCGATTAG
- a CDS encoding slipin family protein, with product MFFIKRYKIRSYEAGLYFRDGEFRGLLEAGTHWFVDLFGKVRVDVVSQRDPWLVHEKLDLIARSGALDGRAVVLDLKDHERALVWIENRFSHLLPAIGDGSFCTLSPDAPERSRSRVNRSEQTVCDGLYAYWTGQKKVRVEVVDARQVRFEHPELAVIARSPMATRVLDVCTVSRDHVGVLFIDGRYVETLPAGLYAFWKAAADSRVVEVDMRETMVDVGGQDIMTADKVTLRLNAVVTYRVADARVAVSRTDDVRQALYRETQLVLRAIVGARDLDTFLTDKDVVAKEIEDAIRTRSTQLGLEIASVGIRDVILPGDMKDLMNRVTEAKKAAEANLIARREETAAIRSQANTARLLADNPTLMRLRELEVLEKVAATGKLNVIAGDKGLADRIVNLL from the coding sequence ATGTTCTTCATCAAGCGTTACAAGATCCGCAGCTACGAGGCCGGTCTGTACTTCCGCGACGGCGAATTCCGCGGTCTGCTCGAAGCCGGCACGCACTGGTTTGTCGACCTGTTCGGCAAGGTCCGCGTCGACGTCGTCTCGCAGCGTGATCCGTGGCTCGTCCACGAGAAGCTCGACCTGATCGCCCGCAGCGGGGCTCTCGATGGCCGCGCCGTCGTTCTCGACCTCAAGGACCACGAGCGGGCCCTGGTCTGGATCGAGAACCGGTTCAGCCATCTCCTGCCGGCCATCGGGGATGGTTCGTTCTGCACGCTGTCTCCCGATGCACCGGAACGCTCCCGTTCGCGAGTCAACCGTTCCGAACAAACCGTCTGTGACGGGCTGTACGCCTACTGGACCGGGCAGAAGAAGGTCCGGGTCGAGGTGGTCGACGCCCGGCAGGTGCGGTTCGAGCACCCCGAGCTGGCGGTCATCGCCCGTTCGCCCATGGCGACGCGGGTGCTGGACGTCTGCACGGTCAGCCGCGACCACGTCGGCGTGCTGTTCATCGATGGACGGTACGTCGAGACGCTGCCGGCTGGTCTGTACGCCTTCTGGAAGGCGGCAGCCGACAGCCGCGTCGTCGAGGTCGACATGCGTGAGACAATGGTGGACGTGGGTGGTCAGGACATCATGACTGCCGACAAGGTCACCCTGCGTCTCAACGCGGTCGTCACGTACCGTGTAGCCGATGCCCGCGTGGCGGTCTCGCGGACGGACGACGTGCGGCAGGCACTGTACCGCGAAACGCAGCTGGTGCTGCGGGCGATCGTCGGTGCCCGTGATCTCGATACGTTCCTGACCGACAAGGACGTGGTCGCGAAGGAAATCGAGGACGCGATCCGCACGCGGTCGACTCAGCTCGGTCTGGAGATCGCCTCGGTCGGTATCCGGGACGTGATCCTGCCGGGTGACATGAAGGACCTGATGAACCGCGTCACGGAAGCGAAGAAGGCGGCGGAAGCCAACCTCATCGCCCGCCGTGAAGAGACCGCGGCCATCCGCAGCCAGGCCAACACTGCCCGGTTGCTCGCGGACAATCCGACACTCATGCGTCTGCGTGAGCTGGAAGTCCTCGAGAAGGTGGCCGCGACCGGAAAGCTCAATGTCATCGCGGGTGACAAGGGGCTGGCCGATCGAATCGTCAACCTGCTGTAG
- a CDS encoding HAD hydrolase-like protein — translation MNYRMLLWDFDGTLADTLPGAVAVFNRLADRHGLTPITDPAAIRDMSTREFLAAHRVPIHRLPFLMAEFLSLQKSLLAGVRLHDGIPAALDQIRDLGCRLGVVSSNAEDNIRLCLDANGVTDRFEFIHGYSRLMGKERALRRAADRAGLSIGEILYVGDEVRDIDAAGSIGMDIAAVTWGFNSAATLRTAAPTYVIEHASELPGSVVEA, via the coding sequence ATGAACTATCGGATGCTTCTCTGGGACTTCGACGGCACACTCGCCGACACGCTTCCCGGTGCCGTCGCCGTCTTCAACCGACTGGCGGACCGACACGGCCTGACGCCGATTACCGACCCGGCCGCGATCCGCGACATGTCGACGCGCGAATTCCTTGCCGCCCATCGCGTGCCGATACACCGCCTCCCGTTTCTGATGGCCGAGTTCCTCTCGCTGCAGAAGTCCCTCCTGGCGGGTGTCCGCCTGCACGACGGAATCCCCGCAGCACTCGATCAGATTCGCGACCTCGGCTGCCGTCTGGGCGTCGTCTCTTCCAATGCCGAAGACAACATCCGCCTCTGCCTCGATGCCAACGGTGTGACCGACCGGTTCGAGTTCATTCACGGCTACTCCCGACTGATGGGTAAGGAACGGGCTCTCAGGCGGGCCGCCGACCGGGCAGGCCTATCGATCGGAGAGATCCTCTACGTCGGCGACGAAGTCCGTGACATCGACGCGGCTGGCAGCATCGGGATGGACATCGCCGCAGTTACCTGGGGTTTCAACTCGGCAGCAACTCTTCGCACCGCTGCTCCGACGTACGTCATCGAGCACGCATCGGAACTACCGGGCTCGGTCGTGGAGGCGTGA
- a CDS encoding ArsR/SmtB family transcription factor: protein MSASGEQELDAVFHALSDSTRRLILDELAKRDDQALFEICVRIVEEYGISLSRQAISKHLAVLEASGLVTSRREGRTKLHTSNLSAHLPRILEWMNHHTE, encoded by the coding sequence ATGTCGGCGAGCGGGGAACAGGAACTGGATGCGGTCTTTCACGCGCTCAGCGATTCGACGCGGCGGTTGATCCTCGATGAACTGGCAAAACGGGATGATCAGGCGCTGTTCGAGATCTGTGTCCGCATTGTGGAGGAGTACGGCATCAGCCTTTCGCGGCAGGCGATCTCGAAGCATCTGGCAGTTCTCGAAGCGTCCGGGCTGGTCACTTCCCGCCGGGAAGGGCGTACGAAGCTTCATACCAGCAATCTGTCCGCACATCTGCCGAGGATCCTCGAGTGGATGAACCATCACACTGAATAG
- a CDS encoding VOC family protein, producing the protein MRIVVTSVYVDDQQQALDFYTDVLGFQKKLDIPLGEHRWLTVTSPDDPDGVELLLEPSAHPAAATFKQALKEDGIPFTSFGVTDIAAEHSRLVDLGVKFTQPPTKFGEVTIAVFDDTCGNLIQIAQQG; encoded by the coding sequence GTGCGAATCGTCGTCACCAGCGTCTATGTTGATGATCAGCAGCAGGCTCTCGACTTTTATACCGATGTGCTGGGGTTTCAGAAGAAGCTGGATATCCCGCTCGGCGAGCACCGTTGGCTGACCGTCACGTCTCCGGATGATCCGGACGGGGTGGAGCTGCTGCTGGAGCCGAGCGCTCATCCAGCGGCCGCCACGTTCAAACAGGCCCTCAAGGAAGACGGGATCCCGTTTACCAGTTTCGGTGTGACGGACATTGCGGCCGAACATTCGCGACTCGTGGACCTGGGCGTGAAATTCACGCAACCGCCGACGAAATTCGGCGAAGTGACCATAGCCGTGTTCGACGATACGTGCGGGAATCTGATCCAGATTGCTCAGCAGGGTTGA
- a CDS encoding Rho termination factor N-terminal domain-containing protein gives MPQQAWTDKEERQYKHIKESAVDRGRSEDRAEEIAARTVNKQRREEGRTSNETTQGTGNPNQSLEDRSRKELYNRAQELEIEGRSKMTKDQLIQAIRKHNGNS, from the coding sequence ATGCCACAACAAGCCTGGACCGACAAGGAAGAACGTCAATACAAGCACATCAAGGAGAGTGCGGTGGACCGCGGTCGTTCCGAAGACCGTGCCGAAGAGATCGCCGCACGGACCGTCAACAAGCAGCGGCGTGAAGAAGGAAGGACATCCAACGAGACGACGCAAGGGACGGGAAATCCCAATCAGTCCCTCGAAGACCGTTCCAGGAAAGAACTCTACAACCGCGCGCAGGAACTGGAGATCGAGGGCCGCAGCAAAATGACGAAAGATCAGCTGATCCAAGCCATCCGCAAACACAACGGAAACAGTTAA
- a CDS encoding YciE/YciF ferroxidase family protein — MGLFTSTEFDSLECLFIDQIQDIYDAEQRLTKALPKMADAATDPQLKSAFQHHLTETKGQVQRLERVFEILGKDAETKTCDAMKGLISEGEEMVNAKGDDHVRDAALIAAAQRVEHYEIAAYGTVRHLATRLGHADVAQLLQETLDEEGAADKKLTEIAEGSVNPQAAHA, encoded by the coding sequence ATGGGACTTTTTACCAGCACCGAATTTGACTCGCTTGAATGCCTGTTCATCGACCAGATTCAGGACATCTACGATGCCGAGCAGCGGCTGACCAAGGCTCTGCCGAAAATGGCTGACGCCGCCACCGACCCGCAGCTCAAGAGTGCGTTTCAGCATCACCTCACCGAAACCAAGGGTCAGGTGCAGCGGCTGGAACGGGTCTTCGAGATCCTTGGCAAGGACGCGGAAACCAAGACCTGCGACGCCATGAAGGGGCTTATCTCCGAAGGCGAAGAGATGGTCAACGCCAAGGGTGACGATCACGTCCGCGATGCGGCACTGATCGCTGCTGCCCAGCGGGTCGAGCACTACGAGATTGCGGCGTACGGGACGGTCCGCCATCTCGCCACGCGACTCGGCCACGCCGATGTGGCCCAGTTGCTGCAGGAAACCCTCGACGAGGAAGGTGCCGCCGACAAGAAGCTGACCGAAATCGCCGAAGGATCCGTCAACCCGCAGGCCGCCCACGCCTGA
- a CDS encoding dienelactone hydrolase family protein: protein MKNLPLLMCLLLVSMNVASATDDPPADLQSFFQPPPEYAGDFGDFLSPLKFYDGREVTSAEQWPARRREIRQRWDAIIGEWPPLIETPNVEHVATTKRGEITQHQLRLGVALEGETVEGFLLVPPGEGPFPAVLVVYYDAQTGVGLGTPLRDFAWQLAQRGFVTLSIGKPFTGVDLENPKAVPHRSKPYYGPTGRPVALQPLSALGYLAANCQQYLANRNDVDGERIGIVGHSFGGKWAMFASCLHDGFACAVWSDGGIVFDERDRRKENPGGSVNYQDRWYLGYVLGEPAADEARFRSMGLITEPSQRTGSYKVLMENDHDLVELHALMAPRPFLVSGGTADMPERWMALNHAIAVNRLLGYENRVAMTNRDTHGPNEQSNGQIYRFFEWWLKERQ from the coding sequence ATGAAAAACCTCCCGCTTCTGATGTGTCTGCTGCTGGTGTCGATGAACGTGGCGTCGGCGACCGACGATCCACCAGCCGACCTTCAATCCTTCTTCCAGCCGCCACCCGAATACGCTGGTGACTTTGGCGACTTCCTTTCCCCGCTGAAGTTCTACGATGGCCGCGAAGTGACGTCGGCCGAGCAATGGCCGGCGCGGCGACGGGAGATCCGGCAGCGATGGGACGCGATCATCGGCGAGTGGCCGCCGCTGATTGAGACGCCGAACGTCGAGCATGTCGCGACGACGAAACGTGGAGAGATCACCCAGCATCAACTGCGGCTGGGAGTGGCGCTCGAAGGGGAAACGGTGGAGGGCTTTCTGCTCGTTCCTCCGGGAGAAGGCCCCTTCCCTGCCGTGCTGGTCGTCTACTACGACGCGCAGACCGGCGTCGGTCTGGGAACGCCGCTACGGGACTTCGCCTGGCAACTCGCGCAGCGGGGTTTTGTGACGCTCTCGATCGGCAAGCCGTTTACGGGAGTTGATCTGGAGAATCCGAAAGCGGTTCCCCACCGCAGCAAGCCGTACTACGGACCGACCGGCAGACCGGTCGCGCTGCAGCCCCTCTCCGCGTTGGGATACCTTGCCGCAAACTGTCAGCAGTACCTCGCGAACCGGAACGACGTGGATGGCGAGCGGATCGGCATTGTGGGGCATTCGTTCGGCGGCAAGTGGGCCATGTTTGCTTCCTGCCTGCACGACGGGTTCGCCTGTGCCGTCTGGTCGGACGGCGGCATCGTGTTCGATGAGCGGGACCGCAGGAAAGAGAATCCCGGCGGCAGCGTGAACTACCAGGATCGGTGGTACCTGGGTTACGTGCTGGGTGAGCCGGCTGCGGATGAAGCGCGTTTCCGGTCGATGGGGCTGATCACCGAGCCGTCACAGCGGACCGGTTCGTACAAGGTGCTGATGGAGAATGACCACGATCTGGTCGAGCTGCATGCTTTGATGGCACCGCGGCCGTTTCTCGTCTCAGGCGGAACCGCGGATATGCCGGAGCGGTGGATGGCGCTGAACCACGCCATCGCGGTGAACCGACTGCTCGGCTACGAGAACCGCGTCGCCATGACGAACCGTGACACGCACGGTCCGAACGAACAGTCGAACGGGCAGATCTACCGCTTCTTCGAATGGTGGCTGAAGGAGCGGCAGTAA
- a CDS encoding DUF1501 domain-containing protein: MNGSQCYTRRHFLAGSAMSVSSVALAWLLQHDQARGNPSKPPLEPETFDTTPKTPQHEPRARAMISLWMQGGPSHHDMFDPKPEMKKWDGKPFPGEIKYDNAAQASSKVFASPWKFAPRGECGMELSELVPYLSDIADDICLIRSMHTGVNNHGQSIRALQGGRTLAGRPTLGSWLTYGLGCEADNLPAFMALIDPGQLPVLGVENWSNGFLPSLYQGTVVRPQEPRILDLIPPQHLAGAPQERSLQFLDELNRRHLARHPGQLDLEARIATYELAARMQVAATEAMDLSKESKATQRMYGMEDENAATREFGSRCLLARRLIERGVRFVQVYTQNQLWDSHGSIVSRLPSACKKVDQPSAALVADLKARGLLDSTVVHWGGEMGRLPVVQNDAGKNKIGRDHNTYGFSTWLAGGGFKPGFVYGATDEFGHHAVENVVHHYDYHATLLHLFGMKHDELTFKRNNSEQTLTDGQPAKVVTDILA, from the coding sequence ATGAATGGCTCTCAGTGCTACACCCGCAGACACTTCCTCGCCGGCAGCGCCATGAGCGTCAGCAGTGTCGCGCTCGCCTGGCTGCTGCAGCATGACCAGGCGCGCGGTAATCCCTCCAAACCGCCGCTCGAACCGGAAACGTTCGACACCACCCCCAAGACGCCCCAGCACGAGCCGCGGGCCCGGGCCATGATCTCCCTCTGGATGCAGGGAGGTCCAAGCCATCACGACATGTTTGATCCGAAGCCGGAAATGAAGAAATGGGACGGCAAACCGTTCCCCGGCGAGATCAAGTACGACAACGCCGCCCAGGCCAGCTCGAAGGTGTTCGCCTCACCGTGGAAGTTCGCCCCCCGCGGCGAATGCGGGATGGAACTGTCCGAGCTCGTTCCGTATCTTTCCGACATCGCCGACGACATCTGCCTGATTCGTTCGATGCACACTGGCGTGAACAACCACGGCCAGTCGATTCGGGCCCTGCAGGGCGGACGCACGCTCGCCGGTCGTCCCACTCTCGGAAGCTGGCTCACCTACGGTCTCGGTTGTGAAGCGGACAACCTGCCGGCTTTCATGGCGCTGATCGATCCCGGTCAGCTGCCGGTCCTCGGCGTTGAGAACTGGTCCAACGGTTTCCTGCCCTCCCTCTATCAGGGAACGGTGGTCCGCCCGCAGGAACCACGAATCCTGGACCTCATCCCGCCACAACATCTGGCCGGAGCTCCGCAGGAACGGTCACTGCAGTTTCTGGATGAACTGAACCGCCGGCACCTTGCACGTCACCCGGGTCAGCTCGACCTCGAAGCCCGCATCGCGACCTATGAGCTGGCCGCCCGCATGCAGGTCGCCGCGACCGAAGCGATGGACCTGTCGAAGGAATCGAAGGCCACCCAGCGAATGTACGGCATGGAGGACGAGAACGCCGCAACGCGTGAGTTCGGCAGTCGCTGTCTGCTCGCCCGTCGGCTCATCGAACGGGGCGTTCGCTTCGTCCAGGTCTATACGCAAAACCAGCTGTGGGACAGCCACGGCAGCATCGTTTCCCGACTGCCGTCCGCCTGCAAGAAGGTTGATCAGCCTTCAGCCGCACTCGTCGCCGACCTCAAGGCTCGCGGTCTGCTCGACTCCACTGTCGTTCACTGGGGGGGCGAGATGGGCCGTCTGCCGGTCGTTCAGAACGATGCCGGCAAAAACAAAATTGGCCGCGACCACAATACGTACGGCTTCAGTACGTGGCTGGCCGGCGGTGGCTTCAAGCCGGGCTTTGTCTACGGTGCAACCGACGAGTTCGGACACCATGCCGTCGAGAACGTCGTGCACCACTACGACTACCACGCCACGCTGCTGCATCTGTTCGGCATGAAGCACGACGAGCTGACATTCAAGCGGAACAACAGCGAACAGACCCTGACCGACGGACAGCCGGCCAAAGTCGTCACTGACATCCTCGCCTGA